In one Microvirgula aerodenitrificans DSM 15089 genomic region, the following are encoded:
- the rpsP gene encoding 30S ribosomal protein S16, which yields MVVIRLARGGAKDRPFYNVVVTDSRNRRDGRFIERVGFYNPVATEGTERVRLNLDRLNHWTSVGAQVSDAVAKLLQQQKAA from the coding sequence ATGGTTGTGATTCGTCTTGCCCGTGGCGGTGCCAAAGACCGTCCGTTTTACAATGTGGTCGTTACCGACTCGCGTAATCGCCGCGACGGCCGTTTCATCGAGCGCGTGGGTTTCTACAACCCGGTCGCGACCGAAGGCACCGAACGCGTGCGTCTGAACCTGGACCGTCTGAACCACTGGACCAGCGTCGGCGCCCAAGTGAGCGATGCTGTCGCCAAGCTGCTCCAGCAACA